A portion of the Edaphobacter lichenicola genome contains these proteins:
- a CDS encoding CPBP family intramembrane glutamic endopeptidase — protein MDTHQIEDLFSYNENTQPPTTPPHSEPPSSLHRVFFGPDGLRAGWSILIFVALFAGYIYAASTIARKVHPPTHHGMSDNAFSPTFMFINEAIPLLGVLLVTWIMAKIERRPTGVYGLGGTHKGPHFIAGLAWGITCLTPLILILWKGGYLVFDSRLLFGSDIVRYGLCWIGVFFAVGLLEEYFTRGYLQYTLTRGLTGLFRSVFKTRHSSALGFWTSAVIFSLLFGFAHGKNPGESPIGLFTASLASMMFCLSLWRTGSLWWAIGFHTSWDWAQSFLYGVADSGTISEHRFLATHPVGRPLLSGGATGPEGSVFILLIVALIVTVILVTLPRTHAGYERLPAQRVEL, from the coding sequence TTGGATACTCATCAAATCGAAGATCTCTTCTCGTACAACGAGAACACGCAGCCACCAACCACGCCGCCGCATAGCGAGCCACCGTCTTCGTTGCATCGGGTCTTCTTCGGTCCCGACGGGCTCCGCGCCGGTTGGAGCATTCTGATCTTCGTCGCTCTCTTCGCCGGATACATCTACGCAGCCAGCACTATTGCGCGCAAGGTCCACCCGCCCACGCACCACGGCATGTCGGACAATGCTTTTTCGCCGACATTTATGTTCATCAACGAGGCCATTCCCCTGCTGGGAGTTCTTCTCGTCACCTGGATCATGGCTAAGATCGAGCGCCGTCCCACCGGTGTCTATGGTCTCGGCGGGACACACAAGGGTCCCCACTTCATTGCAGGCCTCGCCTGGGGTATCACCTGTCTGACGCCGCTCATCCTGATTCTTTGGAAGGGTGGATACCTGGTCTTCGATAGCCGTCTTCTGTTCGGCAGCGACATCGTCCGCTACGGCCTTTGCTGGATTGGTGTCTTCTTCGCCGTCGGTCTGCTTGAGGAGTACTTCACCCGCGGCTATCTCCAGTACACTCTTACCCGCGGCCTGACCGGCCTCTTTCGGTCGGTCTTCAAAACTCGCCACAGTTCAGCGCTCGGTTTCTGGACCTCGGCGGTGATCTTTTCGCTGCTCTTCGGATTTGCCCACGGTAAAAACCCTGGTGAATCTCCCATTGGCCTGTTTACTGCGAGTCTCGCGTCGATGATGTTCTGCCTGAGTCTGTGGCGCACAGGCTCTCTCTGGTGGGCGATCGGCTTTCACACGTCATGGGACTGGGCGCAATCATTCCTCTACGGTGTAGCCGATAGCGGCACGATCTCCGAGCACCGATTCCTCGCCACTCATCCGGTCGGCAGACCTCTTCTGAGTGGAGGCGCGACGGGACCTGAAGGCAGCGTCTTCATTCTTCTCATCGTTGCGCTCATCGTCACCGTGATTCTTGTTACGCTACCGCGCACCCATGCAGGTTATGAACGTTTGCCTGCACAACGCGTCGAGCTGTAG
- a CDS encoding Na+/H+ antiporter produces MELGESFHAVEILILLLLVLVAFFAVMANRLKVPYPIVLVIAGLVISFFPRMPRIPLDPNIVFVIFLPPLLYASAWSASLREFKRNGVVIGLLAFGLVAFTVWGVAVFSDHFITALDWKAGFLLGAVVATTDAIAATSIAKSIGLPRRIVDILEGESLLNDATGLLALEMGLGIILRGESPTVASGALRLLTLVVGGVVIGLLIGIVVGWLEKFIDDGPIELVVSLVVPYAAYIAGERAHASGVLAVVVCGLYLSRQSVNFFSPSVRLQVNGAWEALTFMLNGLVFVLIGLQLPYVLGGIRGKFGTGTLIFYGAVFTFVLILLRMMWVFPAVKIAEFLSNKCMGHKEEPLKKTEVFVVGWTGMRGVLALAAAISVPEVLGNGRPPETRNLIVFLAFCVILVTLVLQGLTLPALIRRLGLAGSPGMDPEEKEARKIVLSAAIHQLEEGRKIEGKGAEHLYDDILHRYRHKLAAIGGGGDGELEAVDTEAIFRLRRIMDQALQAERRTLIGLRDKGRIGDDVLRTMERELDLAYSRYEGGSVA; encoded by the coding sequence ATGGAGTTGGGTGAGAGCTTCCATGCGGTAGAGATCCTGATCTTGCTGCTCTTGGTTTTGGTGGCCTTCTTTGCCGTGATGGCGAACCGGCTGAAGGTGCCATATCCCATCGTGCTCGTCATCGCGGGGCTGGTTATCAGCTTCTTTCCGCGTATGCCGCGCATCCCGCTCGATCCGAATATTGTGTTCGTGATCTTTCTTCCACCGCTTCTGTACGCGTCGGCATGGTCGGCATCGCTGAGAGAGTTCAAACGAAACGGCGTGGTGATCGGTCTGCTGGCGTTTGGGCTGGTTGCCTTCACGGTATGGGGTGTTGCGGTGTTCTCCGATCACTTCATCACGGCGCTCGATTGGAAGGCAGGATTTCTGCTGGGTGCCGTTGTTGCAACGACCGATGCGATTGCAGCAACATCCATCGCGAAGAGCATCGGGCTGCCAAGAAGGATCGTCGACATCCTCGAAGGCGAGAGCCTGTTGAACGACGCAACCGGCCTGCTGGCCTTGGAGATGGGCCTCGGCATCATTCTTCGCGGAGAATCGCCCACGGTTGCGAGCGGTGCGCTGCGACTGCTGACTCTCGTCGTGGGTGGTGTCGTAATCGGCCTGCTGATCGGCATCGTGGTGGGATGGCTGGAGAAGTTTATCGACGACGGGCCGATCGAGTTGGTGGTCAGCCTTGTCGTTCCGTACGCCGCGTATATCGCGGGAGAACGCGCTCATGCTTCCGGTGTTCTTGCTGTCGTGGTCTGCGGCCTCTACTTGAGCCGGCAGAGCGTCAACTTCTTCTCGCCGTCCGTGCGGCTGCAGGTGAACGGAGCGTGGGAGGCGCTGACCTTCATGCTCAACGGCCTCGTCTTTGTCTTAATCGGCCTGCAGTTGCCGTACGTGCTCGGTGGTATACGAGGAAAGTTTGGGACGGGCACGCTGATCTTCTATGGCGCAGTATTCACCTTCGTGCTGATCCTGCTGCGGATGATGTGGGTGTTCCCAGCAGTCAAGATCGCAGAGTTTCTAAGCAACAAATGTATGGGCCACAAGGAGGAGCCGCTCAAAAAAACAGAAGTGTTCGTAGTGGGGTGGACTGGGATGCGTGGCGTTTTGGCTCTCGCAGCGGCGATCTCAGTGCCGGAGGTGTTGGGAAATGGAAGACCCCCGGAGACGCGAAATCTTATCGTCTTTCTCGCCTTCTGCGTCATCCTGGTGACGCTTGTGCTTCAGGGATTGACGCTGCCGGCGCTCATTCGGAGGCTCGGGCTGGCAGGTTCGCCGGGTATGGACCCCGAGGAAAAAGAAGCGCGGAAGATTGTACTGTCAGCAGCCATTCATCAGCTGGAAGAGGGACGGAAGATCGAAGGCAAGGGCGCAGAGCACCTGTACGACGACATCCTGCATCGCTACCGCCACAAGCTGGCTGCGATTGGTGGAGGCGGTGACGGAGAACTCGAAGCTGTCGATACCGAAGCCATCTTCAGGCTGCGCAGAATTATGGATCAGGCGCTCCAGGCCGAGCGGCGCACGCTGATCGGCCTCAGGGACAAGGGCCGTATCGGCGACGACGTCTTGCGTACGATGGAGCGCGAGCTGGATCTGGCCTACAGCCGCTATGAGGGTGGGTCAGTCGCCTGA
- a CDS encoding penicillin acylase family protein: MNPYEAISATTTPEETRAALQARRRQRLIRIIVIFTVLIAVLATIGFLYGRHWTRQAMRDALPQLDGSISISGLSAPVTVQRDNHGVPHLRASTLDDLVMAQGYVTAQDRLWQMDALRRHAAGELAEILGASLIAHDRAQRTLQIRAAADRALATLPPDQVHLLERYAAGVNASIATQSGHLPLEFRLIRYRPAPWTPRDSVLVGLAEFQDLTTSFPQELNREALTARLPENLIADLYPVSSWRDHPPAQPIVDLTAPQTDIPDVPLDESQTKLRKPALSSASVEDLLALQQTLKNPVCEGCFSGSNDWVVSGAHTATGKPLLSNDMHLAHNVPGVWYQADLEAGDLHVSGVSLPGVPFIIVGHNAHVAWGFTNLGAEVQDVYIEHTRGSGSTAEYEAADGSWHPLLHQQEVIHVKGAKDIVLDVPATQHGAAVTPIISGIFPSEKRSLSLRWTIYDPANVTPLFLAINSATDGASLVAAFSTFGGPAQNLVYADDQGHIGYHAVGKIPIRGNVTAPSPISPVPADALDATQEWVGTIPYENLPRSLDPPNGILATANGRVTSDDYPYPVTLNWAAPYRNERIWKVLAERSVATKDHLTPADMLALQTDVYSDLDHVIAQRLAYAIDHTTKPEFTTDKSVAKRLHQAADLLRDWNGSMDADAVAPAIVVATRAALWPLLLNPQLKGQPEARFDLQPGSAPPTAASLYTWGNKSYAEEWLIMHTPSRWLPSTNVTWDDLLATAVSKALVDAHAPADLTKWRFGQFHPIDIEHPIYSQSPILQRVIGLPIGTGVQPQSGDDATVKQVGRSFGPSERFTADLSDLDHSTLNLVLGESSNPASPWFMDQWPAWYHGTTFPMPFTNSAVDAAATHTLTLNPK; this comes from the coding sequence ATGAACCCGTACGAAGCCATCTCCGCTACCACGACTCCCGAAGAAACCCGTGCCGCCCTGCAAGCTAGACGCCGCCAGAGACTCATCCGCATCATCGTTATCTTTACCGTACTGATTGCCGTACTTGCCACAATCGGGTTCCTCTACGGTCGCCACTGGACGCGCCAGGCGATGCGCGATGCCCTGCCTCAGCTTGACGGATCCATTTCTATCTCAGGCCTCTCTGCTCCAGTCACGGTGCAACGCGATAATCACGGGGTTCCGCATCTCCGCGCCAGTACGCTCGATGATCTCGTGATGGCTCAGGGCTACGTGACCGCGCAGGACCGGCTGTGGCAGATGGATGCTCTTCGCAGGCATGCTGCGGGTGAGCTCGCGGAGATTCTTGGAGCGTCGCTCATCGCTCATGATCGCGCCCAGCGCACGCTGCAGATTCGCGCTGCCGCCGATCGCGCGTTGGCCACGCTGCCGCCCGATCAGGTTCATCTTCTGGAGCGCTACGCAGCCGGTGTCAACGCCTCCATCGCCACGCAGAGCGGCCATCTTCCGCTTGAGTTTCGCCTGATCCGCTACCGACCCGCTCCGTGGACACCGCGAGATTCGGTGCTCGTCGGCCTGGCCGAGTTTCAGGACCTCACGACCAGCTTTCCGCAGGAGTTGAACCGCGAGGCGCTGACAGCGCGGCTCCCGGAAAATCTCATCGCCGACTTGTATCCTGTCAGCTCGTGGCGTGACCATCCGCCCGCGCAGCCCATCGTCGATCTCACCGCTCCGCAGACCGATATTCCTGACGTGCCGCTCGACGAATCGCAGACGAAGCTCCGCAAGCCGGCGCTCTCCTCGGCATCGGTCGAAGATCTGCTCGCCTTGCAACAGACTCTGAAGAATCCCGTCTGCGAAGGCTGCTTTTCCGGCTCCAATGACTGGGTGGTCTCCGGGGCGCACACGGCGACCGGCAAGCCGCTGCTCTCGAACGACATGCACCTCGCCCACAACGTCCCCGGAGTCTGGTATCAGGCGGATCTTGAGGCCGGCGATCTCCATGTCTCGGGCGTGTCTCTTCCTGGCGTGCCGTTTATCATCGTCGGCCACAACGCTCATGTCGCGTGGGGCTTTACCAACCTCGGCGCGGAGGTGCAGGACGTCTACATTGAGCACACTCGCGGTTCAGGGAGCACTGCAGAATATGAGGCTGCAGACGGCAGCTGGCATCCGCTCCTTCATCAGCAGGAGGTTATTCACGTCAAGGGAGCAAAGGACATCGTGCTCGACGTTCCCGCCACGCAGCATGGCGCGGCCGTCACGCCGATCATCTCCGGAATCTTTCCCTCGGAGAAGCGCAGCTTATCGCTCCGTTGGACGATCTATGATCCCGCCAACGTTACGCCGTTGTTTCTTGCCATCAATAGCGCCACTGACGGCGCGAGCCTCGTCGCGGCCTTCTCCACTTTCGGCGGCCCTGCGCAAAACCTCGTCTACGCGGACGACCAGGGCCACATCGGATACCACGCGGTAGGCAAGATTCCCATTCGCGGCAACGTCACAGCGCCCAGCCCCATCAGCCCCGTGCCCGCCGACGCGCTCGACGCGACTCAGGAATGGGTGGGTACGATTCCCTATGAAAATCTACCGCGGTCGCTCGATCCGCCGAACGGCATCCTTGCCACCGCCAACGGTCGCGTCACCAGCGACGACTACCCATATCCGGTCACCCTCAACTGGGCCGCGCCTTACCGCAACGAGCGCATCTGGAAGGTGCTCGCCGAACGATCCGTTGCCACGAAGGACCATCTCACGCCAGCCGACATGCTCGCGCTCCAGACGGACGTCTACTCCGATCTCGATCACGTCATCGCGCAGCGCCTCGCCTACGCGATCGACCACACCACCAAACCTGAGTTCACGACCGACAAGTCTGTCGCGAAACGCCTCCATCAGGCCGCCGACCTTCTCCGCGACTGGAACGGAAGCATGGACGCCGACGCGGTTGCACCCGCCATTGTGGTCGCCACCCGCGCTGCACTCTGGCCTCTGCTGCTCAACCCACAGCTAAAAGGTCAGCCGGAGGCACGGTTCGACCTGCAGCCCGGCTCAGCTCCTCCCACAGCCGCGTCCCTCTACACCTGGGGCAACAAATCGTACGCCGAAGAGTGGCTGATCATGCACACGCCGAGCCGCTGGCTTCCCTCAACGAATGTCACCTGGGACGATCTCCTTGCAACCGCCGTCTCTAAAGCTCTCGTCGATGCGCACGCGCCTGCAGACCTCACGAAGTGGCGCTTCGGCCAGTTCCACCCGATCGACATCGAACACCCAATCTACAGCCAGTCGCCCATCCTGCAGCGTGTCATTGGTCTTCCCATCGGCACGGGCGTTCAGCCTCAAAGCGGCGACGATGCCACCGTCAAACAGGTTGGCCGCAGCTTCGGTCCCTCGGAGCGCTTTACCGCCGATCTCTCGGACCTCGACCACAGCACGTTGAACCTTGTGCTCGGTGAATCGTCCAATCCCGCCAGCCCATGGTTCATGGATCAGTGGCCCGCGTGGTATCACGGAACCACCTTTCCCATGCCCTTCACCAACTCAGCCGTGGATGCCGCAGCAACTCACACCCTCACACTCAATCCGAAGTAG
- a CDS encoding WD40/YVTN/BNR-like repeat-containing protein produces the protein MRSCLILLALTLFGTQAHAQWDIEESHTTASLRGIHNVGGGVAWASGTDGTVLRTEDGGYLWQTCAMPPGAEKLDFRGVQAFDENTAIVMSSGPGDQSRLYKTTDGCQTWKLVFTNPDKDGFWDGLVADKAGGVVIGDPVGGRFAIYSSANNGHQRWFRYEHPERLPTLKIPTPHSSSEALFAASNSILSGDTWNSILFVTGGANGSYLYGTKWHSWPLDYNFATFVTEMIPLAKGSSAGAFSFATSTGCNPNKNGDCSFVVVGGDYQKPDQKAGTAAYAKIKMAGETPDHLDASTTPPHGYRSSVAYDTDQKLWITVGPNGTDISTDDGKNWRPLTPSGYDPADADKNWNALSLPFVVGPHGRIGKLRTITQSSPAAPTTTAPTHPPTTP, from the coding sequence ATGCGATCCTGCCTTATTCTTCTTGCTCTCACTCTTTTCGGAACGCAAGCCCACGCTCAATGGGACATCGAAGAGTCCCACACCACCGCAAGCCTGCGCGGCATTCACAACGTCGGCGGAGGAGTCGCGTGGGCAAGCGGCACCGACGGCACGGTTCTCCGCACCGAAGACGGCGGCTACCTCTGGCAGACCTGCGCCATGCCACCGGGCGCAGAGAAACTCGACTTCCGCGGCGTCCAGGCCTTCGACGAAAACACCGCCATCGTCATGTCCAGCGGCCCCGGCGACCAATCCCGCCTCTACAAAACCACCGACGGCTGCCAGACGTGGAAGCTTGTCTTCACCAACCCTGATAAAGACGGCTTCTGGGACGGCCTCGTCGCTGATAAGGCGGGGGGCGTCGTAATCGGAGATCCCGTCGGCGGCCGTTTCGCGATCTATTCATCCGCGAACAACGGCCATCAACGTTGGTTCCGTTATGAACACCCTGAGAGGCTTCCGACACTTAAAATTCCCACTCCTCACTCAAGCAGCGAAGCGCTTTTCGCTGCAAGCAACTCAATCCTTAGTGGTGATACATGGAACAGTATTTTGTTCGTCACCGGCGGCGCGAACGGTTCCTATCTTTACGGCACAAAGTGGCACTCATGGCCACTGGACTACAACTTTGCAACCTTCGTGACAGAGATGATTCCACTGGCTAAAGGATCTTCTGCAGGGGCCTTTTCTTTCGCTACTAGCACGGGCTGCAATCCAAACAAGAATGGAGATTGTTCATTTGTCGTTGTCGGCGGGGACTATCAAAAGCCCGATCAAAAAGCAGGCACCGCAGCCTACGCCAAGATCAAGATGGCCGGTGAGACACCCGACCACTTAGACGCTTCGACCACCCCGCCCCACGGCTACCGCTCCTCTGTAGCCTACGACACCGACCAGAAGCTCTGGATCACCGTAGGTCCCAACGGCACCGACATCTCAACGGACGACGGCAAAAACTGGCGTCCCCTCACACCCTCCGGCTACGACCCAGCCGACGCCGACAAAAACTGGAACGCGCTCTCGCTTCCCTTCGTTGTTGGTCCGCATGGACGCATCGGGAAGCTCCGCACCATCACGCAAAGCTCGCCGGCTGCGCCGACCACAACCGCGCCCACGCATCCACCGACAACACCGTAA
- a CDS encoding type II secretion system protein, which produces MVCSWLRHRGLDSRRSCGHADEARGASSEQGFMLVGLIVAIFIILLVLSIAAPKVSKELQREREVEAVHRGNQYVRAIQLYGRKNGAQFPATLEALEKTNNQRYLRQRYVDPMTGKADWRLIHVGEAKTTVKGFFGKPLTGLTPGLGSAAGMASSGGIGAGANGSSSQSAFGSPGAGAYGSSSSGSSAFGSSSSGSSAFGSSSPGTSSSGGTSSPTTGSTATGGAMSGTDTSGSTTSGSPGVASQSATSFTGGGSPFVGVGLPKEATSIIVLNEQTTYNTWEFIYDPRIEQLKANVSIFGGGPATASGSGSLGSAGSMTSGTGTNGGTGFGSTPGSGFGSTPSSGFGSQPSSGFGSSPSTGTGTSSPTTPTTPQQQQ; this is translated from the coding sequence ATGGTCTGCTCCTGGCTTCGGCATCGTGGTCTCGATTCGCGTCGATCGTGTGGACACGCGGACGAGGCCCGTGGTGCGAGCAGTGAGCAGGGCTTCATGCTGGTGGGGCTCATCGTTGCGATCTTTATCATTCTGCTGGTGCTGAGCATTGCCGCCCCCAAGGTATCCAAGGAGCTACAGCGCGAGCGCGAAGTCGAAGCGGTGCATCGTGGAAACCAGTATGTGCGGGCGATCCAGCTCTACGGCAGGAAGAATGGCGCTCAGTTTCCGGCCACGTTGGAGGCGCTCGAGAAGACAAACAATCAGCGCTACCTGCGCCAGCGTTATGTCGATCCAATGACCGGCAAGGCGGACTGGCGGCTGATCCATGTCGGCGAGGCGAAGACGACGGTAAAGGGGTTCTTTGGCAAGCCGCTGACGGGGCTGACACCGGGGTTGGGCTCGGCAGCGGGGATGGCCTCGTCGGGCGGGATCGGCGCGGGGGCTAACGGCTCCAGTTCGCAGTCAGCGTTTGGATCGCCGGGTGCCGGCGCGTATGGTTCGTCTTCCTCTGGATCGAGTGCGTTTGGGTCGTCCTCATCTGGATCAAGTGCGTTCGGTTCCTCGTCGCCAGGAACGAGTAGCTCGGGAGGCACCAGTTCGCCGACGACGGGTTCGACCGCAACAGGGGGAGCTATGAGCGGAACCGATACCTCGGGATCGACGACCTCTGGTTCCCCTGGCGTTGCAAGCCAGTCGGCGACGAGCTTTACGGGAGGCGGGTCGCCGTTCGTTGGCGTGGGGCTTCCCAAGGAAGCGACCTCGATCATCGTGTTGAACGAACAGACGACGTACAACACGTGGGAGTTCATCTACGATCCACGGATTGAGCAGTTGAAGGCCAACGTGAGTATCTTCGGCGGTGGGCCGGCTACGGCGTCTGGAAGCGGCAGCCTTGGGTCAGCAGGGTCGATGACCTCGGGAACAGGGACGAACGGCGGTACAGGCTTTGGATCGACGCCGGGTTCGGGCTTCGGCTCAACCCCAAGCTCGGGGTTTGGCTCGCAACCGAGTTCCGGGTTTGGGTCGAGCCCAAGTACGGGCACTGGCACGTCATCGCCTACAACACCAACCACACCGCAACAGCAGCAGTGA
- a CDS encoding PilN domain-containing protein, translating into MRISVNLANRPFVELRPLFAKLRLAMVVLGVLAVGLGFALHSLNAKATAAQAQMNALKAKTQRYQHERQANEARMRQPQNMAVLDRSQFLNAVFARKSFSWTAVMMDLEKVLPVGVQVTSIEPVITKEGDVNIRLRVSGDREKAVQLVRNLETSQRFLSPRLASEQAQTQEGSRAASALQLPPGAVQFDVLSGYNPLPERRIKDVAAAKDGDKSDSAEPVVKKSRPKGPRGSSPKGGVVKAPAQKGASR; encoded by the coding sequence ATGCGGATCTCTGTTAATCTTGCGAACCGTCCATTCGTTGAGTTGCGACCGCTGTTCGCAAAGCTTCGTCTTGCGATGGTGGTGTTGGGTGTTCTCGCAGTGGGGCTGGGGTTTGCGCTGCACTCGCTGAATGCGAAGGCCACAGCGGCGCAGGCGCAGATGAATGCGCTGAAGGCGAAGACGCAGAGGTATCAGCATGAGCGTCAGGCGAACGAGGCCCGGATGCGACAACCGCAGAACATGGCCGTGCTCGACCGTTCGCAGTTTCTTAATGCGGTATTTGCGAGGAAGAGTTTTAGCTGGACGGCAGTGATGATGGATCTCGAAAAGGTGCTGCCAGTTGGGGTGCAGGTGACGAGCATCGAGCCCGTCATTACGAAGGAAGGCGATGTGAATATTCGCCTGCGGGTAAGCGGCGACCGCGAGAAGGCTGTGCAGCTGGTGAGAAATCTGGAGACATCGCAACGGTTTCTGTCGCCGCGACTGGCGTCGGAGCAGGCGCAGACACAGGAGGGCAGCCGCGCAGCGAGCGCGTTGCAACTGCCCCCCGGCGCAGTGCAGTTTGATGTCCTGAGTGGCTATAACCCGCTTCCCGAAAGACGGATCAAAGATGTTGCGGCGGCTAAGGATGGCGACAAGAGTGATTCTGCAGAGCCAGTTGTGAAAAAGAGTAGGCCCAAGGGTCCGAGAGGCTCCTCACCAAAGGGCGGCGTCGTGAAGGCACCCGCCCAGAAGGGAGCGTCGCGATGA
- a CDS encoding type IV pilus biogenesis protein PilM — protein sequence MEILPKTLGTRPRLAVEVRAEGVVAARAEDAAALLTTLSRVDLPDGAVAPGLKVGNIVDTFCVSAAVRKALDVVSGRGSERAERGAGRLRDVTLVVPDSAVRVLFLDFDQLPSKTVEALPVVRFRLKKLLPFDADDAMVSYQVMSNEKGTIKLLAVAIPKAVLEEYEAVVLAAGYLPGAVLPSTLAALAGLDETPSPSLVVNAGLGAVTTAIVQAGTLLLHRSVDMSANANVSAPVSIVSTAIPLVDRESSAQEWAQQEALGPEGWDRIDADDVMPVSVAREIGMETAAREVVQAVSVAAAYFEDSLQTVPDQLLVAGTLGAETLSAVMAESGLEGLRVREMVDAGMVQAGAVTASVPRGWLAGVRGALRN from the coding sequence ATGGAAATTTTACCGAAGACATTGGGGACGCGGCCGCGGCTGGCGGTAGAGGTTCGCGCAGAGGGCGTGGTGGCGGCACGGGCTGAGGATGCGGCTGCTCTCTTGACGACCCTGTCGCGCGTGGATCTGCCGGATGGCGCGGTGGCCCCGGGGCTGAAGGTCGGCAATATCGTTGATACGTTTTGCGTGTCGGCGGCGGTGCGGAAGGCACTCGATGTGGTTTCGGGGCGCGGCTCCGAACGAGCGGAGCGGGGAGCGGGGCGGCTGCGCGATGTGACGCTGGTCGTGCCGGATTCGGCGGTGAGGGTGCTGTTTCTGGACTTCGACCAATTGCCGTCGAAGACAGTCGAAGCGCTGCCGGTGGTGCGATTTCGGTTGAAGAAGCTGCTGCCCTTCGACGCGGATGACGCCATGGTGAGTTACCAGGTGATGTCCAACGAGAAGGGAACGATTAAGCTGCTGGCGGTTGCGATACCGAAGGCCGTGCTGGAGGAGTATGAGGCGGTGGTACTGGCCGCTGGATATCTGCCCGGCGCTGTGTTGCCGAGCACATTGGCCGCATTGGCGGGGCTGGATGAGACGCCGTCGCCGTCGCTGGTGGTGAATGCGGGGCTGGGTGCGGTGACGACTGCGATTGTGCAGGCGGGAACACTGCTGCTGCATCGTTCCGTCGATATGAGCGCGAATGCGAACGTGTCCGCGCCGGTGAGTATCGTATCGACGGCGATCCCGCTGGTGGATCGAGAGAGTTCGGCGCAGGAGTGGGCGCAGCAGGAGGCGCTTGGACCAGAGGGGTGGGATCGGATTGATGCCGACGATGTGATGCCGGTCTCGGTTGCGCGTGAGATTGGAATGGAGACCGCTGCTCGCGAGGTCGTGCAGGCTGTCAGCGTGGCGGCGGCTTACTTTGAGGATTCGTTGCAGACGGTGCCGGATCAGTTGCTGGTGGCTGGGACGCTGGGAGCGGAGACCCTGTCCGCGGTGATGGCAGAGAGTGGCCTAGAGGGTTTGCGGGTGCGCGAGATGGTGGACGCAGGAATGGTGCAGGCAGGAGCGGTGACGGCGAGCGTGCCGCGAGGCTGGCTGGCCGGCGTCCGGGGAGCGCTGAGGAACTGA